Proteins encoded within one genomic window of Spirulina major PCC 6313:
- a CDS encoding DUF4330 domain-containing protein, with the protein MLDSKGRLFGKLSILDLGAALIMVLVVIGIFFFPGTTGSMAQINTETIEFDVLVRGLSIRNPQALMEQLAENPSTSIVVRNQPSDAIAIEGVELLERQVLVPQPDGSVKSMPEPRTVESFSTDFLITLQADAQITAGVPVVNQSQIKIGTPIELDGTTYNFKGSIIEVRNVAEN; encoded by the coding sequence ATGTTGGATTCCAAAGGACGCTTATTTGGCAAACTCAGTATCTTAGATCTGGGCGCAGCCTTGATTATGGTGCTGGTGGTCATCGGCATTTTCTTTTTCCCTGGAACCACCGGGTCAATGGCCCAAATCAATACCGAAACCATTGAGTTTGATGTCTTAGTGCGGGGCTTAAGTATTCGCAACCCCCAAGCCTTGATGGAACAGTTAGCCGAGAATCCCAGCACGAGTATTGTTGTCCGCAATCAACCCAGTGATGCGATCGCGATTGAAGGGGTCGAACTCCTCGAACGCCAAGTCCTTGTCCCTCAACCGGATGGCAGCGTCAAATCCATGCCCGAACCCCGCACCGTCGAAAGCTTCAGCACCGATTTTCTGATCACGCTCCAAGCGGATGCCCAAATCACCGCTGGTGTACCCGTGGTCAACCAAAGTCAAATTAAGATCGGGACTCCCATTGAACTCGATGGCACAACCTACAACTTCAAAGGCAGCATTATTGAAGTCCGTAATGTTGCAGAGAATTAA
- a CDS encoding substrate-binding domain-containing protein: protein MVSRRSFLWGSGAVALAPLLGGCQARPGALQVRALNQSIPPQVIREFRQAIAQDAIALQPEATLADLLALLQRWQTETEPVSDRWDWLPFVNRGTPAIAELVTLGDAWLATAIRAGLIQPLDLTTVPSWAQLPPRWQGLVRRDREGFVSQDSAAPLWGAPYRWGTTMIVYHHDVFKHQGLAPPTDWADLWRPELRDRISAIDQPREIIGLTLKKLGASYNTWNLTPLLPSLAAELNSLAPQIRYYSNNKYLHPLAIKETWLAVGWSTDIIPALTNYPQLRAIIPTSGTALWSDLWVQPATATPTALSQRWLDFCWQMRSAQNISLFTDGLSPILSTLPLDQWPKDLQNASPFIPNAELFNRSEFLQPLPISTQLQYDTLWRKLRSPSPSST from the coding sequence ATGGTAAGTCGTCGATCATTTCTATGGGGGAGTGGGGCTGTGGCGTTGGCTCCGTTGTTGGGTGGGTGTCAGGCTAGGCCGGGAGCGTTGCAGGTTCGGGCGTTGAATCAGTCGATTCCACCGCAGGTGATCCGTGAGTTTCGCCAAGCGATCGCCCAAGACGCGATCGCCCTGCAACCGGAGGCGACTCTCGCCGATCTGCTGGCCCTATTGCAACGGTGGCAGACTGAAACAGAACCCGTGTCCGATCGCTGGGATTGGTTGCCCTTTGTGAATCGCGGCACACCCGCGATCGCTGAACTCGTCACCCTCGGCGATGCTTGGCTGGCGACGGCAATCCGGGCGGGCTTAATCCAACCCTTGGATCTGACCACTGTGCCCAGTTGGGCCCAATTACCCCCCCGCTGGCAGGGGTTGGTACGGCGCGATCGCGAGGGCTTCGTCAGTCAAGATTCCGCCGCGCCGCTCTGGGGTGCGCCCTATCGCTGGGGCACGACGATGATCGTCTATCACCACGATGTTTTTAAACACCAGGGCCTCGCCCCCCCGACGGATTGGGCAGATCTGTGGCGACCGGAATTGCGCGATCGCATCTCCGCCATCGACCAACCCCGCGAAATCATCGGCCTCACCCTCAAAAAACTCGGAGCCTCCTACAACACCTGGAACCTGACCCCCCTCCTCCCCAGCCTCGCAGCCGAACTCAACAGCCTCGCCCCCCAAATCCGCTACTACAGCAACAATAAATATCTCCATCCCCTCGCCATCAAAGAAACCTGGCTCGCCGTCGGCTGGTCTACGGACATCATCCCCGCCCTCACCAACTACCCCCAACTCCGCGCCATCATTCCCACCTCCGGCACCGCCCTCTGGAGCGACCTCTGGGTGCAACCCGCCACCGCTACCCCCACCGCCCTCTCTCAACGGTGGCTTGACTTCTGTTGGCAGATGCGATCGGCCCAAAACATCTCCCTCTTCACCGACGGACTCTCCCCCATCCTCTCCACCCTCCCCCTCGACCAATGGCCCAAAGACCTCCAAAACGCCAGTCCCTTCATCCCCAATGCCGAGCTTTTCAACCGGAGCGAATTCCTCCAACCTCTCCCGATTTCCACACAGTTGCAATATGATACATTGTGGCGAAAGCTGCGTTCCCCCAGCCCATCTAGCACCTGA
- a CDS encoding Rpn family recombination-promoting nuclease/putative transposase, whose translation MAFIDPRTEFAFKRIFGSAQSADLLVSFLNALLYDSQPVIEATTLRDPYLTVQLPGVQHSPLTTRAQLNGNNTCVVELQVLNLPTLGKRVLYNAAKSYGFQISREEVQRDVNPLLSLTVADFTMFEQSADVLSRFALQEVEKGFDYPNNELGLVFVELPKFQKELHQLETLADFWIYFLKNAEKLDTPPDPLRQVPEIRQAFELAREDLLNREEFDVYQQQLFFIADQRRSLSFGREEGLKEGVEMGKVQGIREGVQQGRTEGVQEGIQQGREEGYKEGVRQGKNQGMQLGRQEGVQLGQQGIVMRLLSRRFGKLEPEVQKSIKALSSDKLEALAEAAWDFITDLELREWLDANG comes from the coding sequence ATGGCCTTCATCGATCCCCGCACAGAATTTGCCTTTAAACGCATCTTCGGTTCTGCTCAGAGCGCCGACCTTCTCGTCAGCTTTCTCAATGCCCTGCTGTACGACAGTCAGCCCGTCATTGAAGCCACCACCCTCCGCGATCCCTATCTCACCGTCCAATTACCCGGCGTGCAGCATTCACCCCTCACCACCCGCGCCCAACTGAACGGGAACAACACCTGCGTGGTTGAATTACAGGTGCTGAACCTGCCCACCTTGGGGAAACGGGTGTTGTATAACGCGGCGAAAAGTTATGGGTTTCAAATTAGCCGCGAAGAGGTGCAGCGGGATGTGAATCCGTTGCTGTCATTAACGGTGGCAGATTTCACAATGTTTGAGCAAAGCGCGGATGTTTTGTCACGGTTTGCCCTGCAAGAGGTGGAAAAAGGGTTTGACTATCCCAATAATGAATTGGGCTTAGTGTTTGTGGAATTGCCGAAGTTTCAAAAAGAATTACATCAGTTAGAAACCCTGGCGGATTTTTGGATTTATTTCCTGAAAAATGCCGAAAAACTCGACACCCCGCCCGACCCCTTGCGCCAAGTGCCGGAAATTCGCCAAGCCTTTGAACTGGCACGGGAAGATCTCCTCAATCGTGAAGAGTTTGATGTGTATCAACAGCAACTCTTTTTCATTGCGGATCAGCGGCGATCGCTCTCCTTCGGTCGGGAAGAAGGTCTCAAAGAAGGGGTGGAAATGGGCAAAGTCCAAGGGATTCGCGAAGGGGTGCAACAGGGCCGCACCGAAGGGGTACAAGAAGGCATTCAACAGGGTCGCGAAGAGGGCTACAAAGAAGGGGTGCGCCAAGGGAAAAACCAAGGGATGCAGTTGGGTCGCCAAGAAGGGGTACAACTGGGTCAACAGGGAATTGTGATGCGCCTCCTCAGTCGTCGGTTTGGCAAGTTAGAGCCAGAGGTGCAAAAAAGTATTAAAGCCCTCTCCAGTGACAAGTTAGAAGCCTTGGCCGAAGCGGCTTGGGACTTCATCACGGATCTTGAATTGCGCGAATGGTTGGACGCAAACGGCTAA
- a CDS encoding sirohydrochlorin chelatase encodes MPESVVDTLGEALTLPPLPIHRPLLLIGHGTKDPAGRQTFIDFAKAYEALDPVRPVIPCFLELTTPTILEGVERCVAEGFTELSALPILLFAARHNKFDVTNELDRARGLYPQVTFNYGRHFGITPPILDLWRDRLAQLDTPKHNPHQIPREETVLLFVGRGSSDPDANGDVCKLARMVWEGSGYKTVEVCFIGITHPRLEEGFARARYYNPKRIIVLPYFMFTGVLMQKIFRIADEQQVQFPGIEVTSLPEMGIHPQLLRVLRDREIETQTGQVNMNCEMCKFRLAALNGAEPGHHHGHDHGHGHDHGHHHDHAHGHDHNHSAPDPYAEPQAYHDRIWQVP; translated from the coding sequence ATGCCTGAGTCTGTTGTGGATACCCTGGGGGAGGCGCTGACCTTACCGCCGTTGCCGATTCATCGTCCTCTGCTCCTGATTGGCCACGGCACGAAAGATCCGGCTGGCCGTCAGACGTTTATTGATTTTGCCAAGGCTTACGAAGCCCTTGATCCGGTGCGTCCGGTGATTCCGTGCTTTCTGGAATTGACGACACCGACGATTCTCGAAGGGGTGGAACGCTGCGTGGCGGAAGGGTTTACGGAGTTATCTGCCCTGCCGATTTTGCTGTTTGCAGCCCGCCATAATAAGTTTGATGTGACAAATGAACTCGATCGCGCCCGTGGACTCTATCCCCAGGTGACGTTTAATTATGGTCGTCATTTTGGGATTACGCCGCCGATTCTTGACCTGTGGCGCGATCGCCTCGCCCAACTCGATACCCCTAAGCATAATCCCCACCAAATCCCCCGCGAAGAAACGGTGTTATTGTTTGTGGGCCGGGGTTCGAGTGATCCCGATGCCAATGGGGATGTGTGTAAGTTAGCGCGGATGGTGTGGGAAGGTAGTGGCTACAAAACCGTTGAAGTGTGTTTTATTGGCATTACCCATCCCCGCCTGGAAGAAGGGTTTGCCCGCGCTCGGTATTACAACCCGAAGCGGATTATCGTTTTGCCCTATTTCATGTTTACCGGGGTGTTGATGCAGAAGATTTTCCGGATTGCCGATGAACAGCAGGTCCAATTCCCCGGCATTGAGGTGACCTCGTTGCCGGAAATGGGGATTCATCCGCAATTGTTGCGGGTGTTGCGCGATCGCGAAATCGAAACCCAAACCGGCCAAGTCAACATGAACTGCGAAATGTGCAAGTTTCGCCTCGCTGCCCTCAACGGCGCAGAACCCGGCCATCACCATGGCCATGATCACGGCCACGGTCACGATCACGGCCATCACCACGATCACGCCCACGGCCACGATCACAACCACAGTGCGCCCGACCCCTACGCCGAACCCCAGGCCTACCACGATCGCATCTGGCAAGTCCCCTAG